The genomic region GCGAGAACGAATGTAAACCGGCCAGAGATAAAAGCGAATTTCGTCCTTACCGAAAAAGTCATAAAGTTTGCCATAAAAGGGGAAAAATCCTGAAAACTTTTTTCCTTCTTTGGATTCTCCCCAAAAAAACAATAAAAAACTGCGAAAGCGTTTTTTTTCAGAATGGTTATTATCAGCCGAAATAAAAGGAATAAAGCGTAAACGGCTATAATTATCCCCGCGCTGATAATGGCCAAAGGGTGGCAAAAAGTAGAGATCGTATTGATCGTCTTTTTCTTCTTCAGCCAAAAAAGGTCTTAGGGCCAGCCCTTTCTCCTGCGGGGTGGAATAAGAATAAAAAAACGGCCCGAGAATTTCTAATTCGCTGGCAGAACCATCACTTGATCGTTGATAAAAGAAAAGAGGCCACCAATTTTGGCGAATTTTTTCTGCTCTAGCAGTGGGGCCCAGCAAAGAGCCTAAACATGTTAGTAATATTACTAGAGAAAATATCTTTTTGCAGGCCATCTTATTGTAGGACCATTCCCCCTACTGTGCCAAGAATGGTGATAGGCATTTGTTCCTGAAGGCCCACTGCGGCCTGGTTTACGTTACGTATAGTTTTTTTCAGGTCTAGATATAAAGAGTCATCAGTGAGAAGTTTCCCTAAAGTGCCTTTACCTGAAGAAAGTTTTTGAGCCACAAGATTTAAAGACTTCACGGCTTCGTTTAGTTGATTGTATAGTTCATCATCAGTGAGAAGTTTTCCAAGGGTGCCTTGCCCGGCTTCAGCTTTTTGCACTAAGTTTTTAAGCGTTTGAGTGGTTTGATTAAGATCTGCTATAGTCTGTTCCAGCTGAACGTATAAGTCATCCTGATTAACCAATTTGGCCAGAGTTCCGTTTCCGTGATTAATTTTTTCTGCAACCTGATTCAAATTGTCAGCAATAGACTCAAGTTTGTAATAAAGCTTATCGTCTGCTATGAGTTTTCCGAGGGTCCCTTCACCGTTTGCTAGCATTTCATTAATTTTACGGAAAGATTTGGCAGCTTCTCGCACATCAATGGACATCTGTTTAAAATTGGCTCTCACCTCTTCGGAAAGCAAAACTTCTTTGATACCAGAAGTAATCTCTCTTATATCGCTAAAAGCTGGACCAATTTCTGCAAGCAGTTGGTCTATATCTACAGGAGTTACTGTTTTAGCTATTATTTCTCCAGGAGAAAGATAGGCTTTAGCCTTCCCTTGCTTGATTTCCACGTACCGGTCTCCTAACACGCCTTTGGTGCGAATAGCAGCTTGGGCATCTTTAGTTATCTTTATGCCTTCTCTAATACGCATTTCTACCAGCGCTTTTCCATCAACTAACGAAATATTTGATACCCTTCCAATCTCTACCCCAGCCATTTCCACTCGTGCTCCACTTACCAAACCAGAAACATTATCAAAAACGGCCTTAAGGGGATAACCTTTTTGTTTAAAAAAAGTTTCTTCTCCTAATTGAAGGCTGAGGTAACCCAGAGCTAATAAGGTAATGAAGACAAAAAGACCTACTTTAATTTCTGTGCCGCTATTCTTTCTCATGGTGCCCCTCCTTAAAGCAGGCTGGTAAGGCCCTTATAAATTTTTTGACAAAGGGGTGCTCTGATTTTTTTATTTTTTCAGGAGGCCCTTCTTCTACTACTTGTCCTTCGTATAAAAAGGCTATCTTATCAGCAACAGCAAAAGCAATGGGAACATCATGGCTTATAACCACACAAGTAAGATTTAATCTTTCCTGTGTTTCTTTAATTAAATAAGAAATACTTTCTTGCATTATAGGATCAAGACCGGTAGTTGGTTCATCAAACAAGACTATCTCTGGATCAAGGGCCAGGGCACGGGCTAGAGCCACCCGTTTTTTCATCCCGCCAGATAGCTCGGAGGGCATTTTATTGATGGCTTCCAGTAATCCTACCTGAGATAACTTAAGTTCTACCCTTGCCCTAATCTCTTTTTCCGAAAGTTTTGTGTGTTCTTTTAAAGGAAAAGCTACGTTTTCTCCCACAGTCATGGAGTCAAAGAGGGCCCCTTCCTGAAAGAGCATACCAAAGCGTTTACGAACTTTCATAAGTTCTCGCTCAGAAAGCTTGGTAATATCTTTACCATCAACTAAGATTTGGCCTTTATCTGGAGAAATGAGTCCAATAATATGTTTTAAGAGGACGCTTTTTCCGGTTCCACTGGCTCCCATAATAAAAGTCATTTTACCGGCAGGGATTTTCAAATTTACCCCTCGCAATACCTGGTGTTTGCCAAAAGACTTGTAGAGATCGATGATTTTTATCATAGAGCCCCTAACCGAATAAAAGAGAGGTAAGAATGTAATCAGCCACTAAAATACTGATTGAAGAAATTACCACGGCCTGAGTAGTGGCTTTACCTACACCTTCAGCTCCACCACGGGCATTGTAGCCTTTATAACAACCTACTGTGGCCAAAATCGCTCCAAAAATAAAGGCCTTGTAAAGACCATTAGCAATATCTGAAAAATCAACAAGTTCACGCATTTTAGCTATATAAATACCTGCGTCTATATTAAGTAAACCAACGCCTACAAAATAGCCACCTGCTATACCCACTACATCGGCGAGTACGGTAAGCAAAGGCACCATCAAAATAGCCGCCCAGATTCTGGGAACCACCAGATAGTGAACCGGATTTATCGCCATTACTTCCAGGGCGTCGATCTGTTCCGTGACACGCATGGTGCCAATTTCTGCGGCCATAGCTGAACCAGCCCTTGCGGTAACCATAAGGCCGGTGAGAACCGGCCCTAGCTCACGCAAAAGGGAAAGGGCTACCGTTGCTCCTAGTAAAGTTTCTCCTCCGAATTTTTTGAAGCCGTAATAGCCCTGTAGGGCCAAAACCATTCCTGAAAAAAGCCCGGTAAGCACT from Thermodesulfatator indicus DSM 15286 harbors:
- a CDS encoding MlaD family protein; this encodes MRKNSGTEIKVGLFVFITLLALGYLSLQLGEETFFKQKGYPLKAVFDNVSGLVSGARVEMAGVEIGRVSNISLVDGKALVEMRIREGIKITKDAQAAIRTKGVLGDRYVEIKQGKAKAYLSPGEIIAKTVTPVDIDQLLAEIGPAFSDIREITSGIKEVLLSEEVRANFKQMSIDVREAAKSFRKINEMLANGEGTLGKLIADDKLYYKLESIADNLNQVAEKINHGNGTLAKLVNQDDLYVQLEQTIADLNQTTQTLKNLVQKAEAGQGTLGKLLTDDELYNQLNEAVKSLNLVAQKLSSGKGTLGKLLTDDSLYLDLKKTIRNVNQAAVGLQEQMPITILGTVGGMVLQ
- a CDS encoding ABC transporter ATP-binding protein, with the protein product MIKIIDLYKSFGKHQVLRGVNLKIPAGKMTFIMGASGTGKSVLLKHIIGLISPDKGQILVDGKDITKLSERELMKVRKRFGMLFQEGALFDSMTVGENVAFPLKEHTKLSEKEIRARVELKLSQVGLLEAINKMPSELSGGMKKRVALARALALDPEIVLFDEPTTGLDPIMQESISYLIKETQERLNLTCVVISHDVPIAFAVADKIAFLYEGQVVEEGPPEKIKKSEHPFVKKFIRALPACFKEGHHEKE
- a CDS encoding MlaE family ABC transporter permease, which gives rise to MYNPIAVLGKFFLQLLEEMGGMALMFFKALAYTFRPPFRLKLLFKQMEFVGVKSTLVVVLTGLFSGMVLALQGYYGFKKFGGETLLGATVALSLLRELGPVLTGLMVTARAGSAMAAEIGTMRVTEQIDALEVMAINPVHYLVVPRIWAAILMVPLLTVLADVVGIAGGYFVGVGLLNIDAGIYIAKMRELVDFSDIANGLYKAFIFGAILATVGCYKGYNARGGAEGVGKATTQAVVISSISILVADYILTSLLFG